A genomic segment from Pseudomonas sessilinigenes encodes:
- a CDS encoding HAMP domain-containing sensor histidine kinase encodes MRRHPLLWKLALLQIGFCLLLTWIIWTWGLSAERSTYFLDPADRQYLASYAQQAESAWRQDGAAGVDAFQRQLAAREHTWVAVIGERLQSLGSTPLSAEEASHLTFMRKLDWPMSRRLQDELPYVSIQFPEHPEQGRLVLQLPERLLPSGLTPWTHVLSHGVVPTLLAALLGLLLYRHLVLPLNRLRDRADALRADDLESPGPGMPLARRSDELGELALAFEHMAERLRQSLAQQRLLLRTLSHELRTPLARLRIAHDSRLPPEQLRQRLDREILDMQRLLEDTLDLAWLDTERPQLSTEPVQVLSIWEALREDACFESGWNLERLPCLLDADCRVQVHLDSIAQALENLLRNAIRYSPEGGRVSLRGWREGSHWHLCLEDEGPGVAEQDLQRIFQPYQRLGSAQGEGFGLGLAIAQRAVELHQGRIWASNGHPGLCMHLLLPAA; translated from the coding sequence ATGCGCCGCCACCCCCTGTTGTGGAAGCTGGCGCTGTTGCAGATCGGCTTCTGCCTGCTGCTGACCTGGATCATCTGGACCTGGGGCCTGTCGGCCGAACGCAGCACTTACTTTCTCGACCCGGCCGACCGCCAGTACCTGGCCAGCTATGCGCAACAGGCCGAAAGCGCCTGGCGCCAGGACGGCGCAGCCGGGGTCGACGCCTTCCAACGCCAACTGGCCGCCCGGGAACACACCTGGGTCGCGGTGATCGGCGAGCGCCTGCAAAGCCTCGGCAGTACGCCCTTGAGCGCCGAGGAAGCCAGCCACCTGACCTTCATGCGCAAGCTGGACTGGCCCATGAGCCGGCGCCTGCAGGACGAGTTGCCCTACGTCAGCATCCAGTTCCCGGAGCATCCCGAACAGGGCCGGCTGGTGCTGCAACTGCCCGAACGCCTGCTGCCCAGCGGCCTCACGCCCTGGACCCATGTGCTCAGCCACGGGGTGGTGCCGACCTTGCTGGCCGCCCTGCTCGGCTTGTTGCTCTACCGTCATCTGGTGCTGCCGTTGAACCGCCTGCGCGACCGCGCCGATGCCCTGCGTGCCGACGACCTGGAGAGCCCGGGCCCGGGTATGCCCCTGGCCCGGCGCAGCGACGAACTCGGCGAACTGGCCCTGGCCTTCGAGCACATGGCCGAGCGCCTGCGCCAGAGCCTGGCCCAGCAACGCCTGCTGCTGCGGACCTTGTCCCATGAGCTGCGCACGCCCCTGGCCCGCCTGCGCATCGCCCATGACAGCCGGCTACCGCCGGAGCAACTGCGCCAACGCCTGGACCGCGAGATCCTCGACATGCAGCGCCTGCTGGAGGACACCCTGGACCTGGCCTGGCTCGACACCGAACGCCCGCAACTGTCCACCGAGCCGGTACAGGTGTTGTCGATCTGGGAGGCCCTGCGCGAAGACGCCTGCTTCGAGAGCGGCTGGAACCTGGAACGCCTGCCCTGCCTGCTGGACGCCGATTGCCGGGTCCAGGTGCACCTGGACAGCATTGCCCAGGCCCTGGAGAACCTGTTGCGCAACGCCATCCGTTACTCCCCCGAGGGCGGCCGGGTCAGCCTGCGCGGCTGGCGCGAGGGCAGCCACTGGCACCTGTGCCTGGAGGATGAGGGCCCGGGGGTCGCCGAACAGGACCTGCAGCGGATCTTCCAGCCCTACCAGCGCCTGGGCTCGGCCCAGGGCGAGGGTTTCGGCCTGGGCCTGGCCATCGCCCAGCGCGCCGTGGAGCTGCACCAGGGACGGATCTGGGCCAGCAACGGCCATCCGGGATTGTGCATGCACCTGCTGTTGCCGGCCGCCTGA
- a CDS encoding amidase, translating to MSSVTPSHPPLHQLSIEALLHGFATLQFTPVDLLRDLLARIEQHEPRLNALCARQDAAALLAAQASAERWAAGQPMGRLDGIAVLVKDNHDIQGWQTRNGSRALANRPPLERDCALVARLREAGAIFIAKTTLPELACTPLTDSPLTGVTRNPWNLALHAAGSSGGSTAGVAAGYAPAATANDAAGSIRTPASFCGVIGLKPSHGLVSTSPAIDPGGMSAEGPIARHVRDIALLLEHMSAYEPGEPFAWPHAPLGFLERIEDGVQGLRIAFSTDLGYAAYVDPQIAAACLAAARCLEEAGATLVLASPDIGNPAPGFVRSWPVEAASAVDLEIPGEQQHLMSDFLQQTQLRARQLNALDYANAVQERHQVAQQLHDFLCDYDLLLTPTAVVEPFAVELQSPPDWPQQASSMWQPTTFPFNYSRQPALSMPCGLSAAGLPIGLQIVARFGRDDLVLRAARALEKRQSMELFAHPPGLLDATDTLGTGQ from the coding sequence ATGTCGTCAGTCACGCCTAGCCACCCGCCCCTGCACCAGCTGTCGATCGAGGCCTTGCTGCACGGTTTCGCCACCTTGCAGTTCACCCCGGTGGACCTGTTGCGCGACCTGCTGGCCCGCATCGAGCAGCATGAGCCACGGCTCAACGCACTGTGCGCGCGCCAGGATGCGGCGGCGTTGCTGGCCGCCCAGGCCAGTGCCGAGCGCTGGGCCGCCGGGCAACCCATGGGCCGCCTGGACGGCATCGCGGTGCTGGTCAAGGACAACCATGACATCCAGGGCTGGCAGACCCGCAACGGTTCCAGGGCCCTGGCCAATCGCCCGCCCCTGGAGCGCGACTGCGCCCTGGTGGCGCGCCTGCGCGAAGCCGGGGCGATCTTCATCGCCAAGACCACCTTGCCGGAACTGGCTTGTACGCCCCTGACCGACAGCCCCCTGACCGGAGTCACCCGCAATCCGTGGAACCTCGCCCTGCATGCCGCGGGCAGCAGCGGTGGCAGTACCGCTGGGGTGGCGGCCGGTTATGCCCCGGCCGCCACGGCCAACGACGCGGCCGGCTCGATCCGCACCCCGGCGAGCTTCTGCGGGGTGATCGGCCTCAAGCCCAGCCACGGCCTGGTTTCGACCAGCCCGGCCATCGATCCAGGTGGCATGTCCGCCGAGGGCCCGATCGCCCGCCATGTGCGCGACATCGCCTTGTTGCTGGAGCACATGAGCGCCTATGAGCCCGGCGAGCCCTTTGCCTGGCCCCATGCCCCCCTGGGCTTCCTGGAACGGATCGAGGATGGCGTCCAGGGTTTGCGCATCGCCTTCAGCACCGACCTGGGTTATGCCGCCTATGTCGACCCGCAGATCGCCGCCGCTTGCCTGGCCGCGGCGCGGTGCCTGGAAGAGGCTGGCGCGACGCTGGTGCTGGCCTCGCCGGACATCGGCAATCCGGCGCCCGGCTTCGTGCGTTCCTGGCCCGTGGAAGCGGCCAGCGCGGTGGACCTGGAGATACCCGGGGAGCAACAGCACCTGATGAGCGACTTTCTCCAGCAGACCCAATTGCGGGCCCGCCAGCTCAATGCCCTGGACTACGCCAATGCCGTGCAGGAACGGCATCAGGTTGCGCAGCAGTTGCATGACTTCCTCTGCGACTACGACCTGCTGCTGACCCCGACCGCGGTGGTCGAGCCATTCGCCGTGGAACTGCAGAGCCCGCCCGACTGGCCGCAGCAAGCCAGCAGCATGTGGCAGCCGACCACGTTCCCATTCAACTACAGCCGCCAGCCGGCGCTGAGCATGCCCTGCGGCCTGAGCGCCGCGGGCCTGCCCATCGGTTTGCAGATCGTCGCCCGCTTCGGCCGCGACGACCTGGTACTACGGGCCGCACGGGCCCTGGAAAAACGCCAGTCCATGGAGCTGTTCGCCCATCCCCCTGGGCTGTTGGACGCCACAGACACCCTCGGCACTGGCCAGTAA
- a CDS encoding double zinc ribbon domain-containing protein: MGHHGSGHGGSRSGHHGSGSPQVGAGNACGQCRAMNAPGARFCQQCAASLGAAGCGQCGAPMQAGARFCGQCGRASG, from the coding sequence ATGGGGCACCACGGTTCTGGGCATGGCGGTTCCCGCAGTGGCCATCATGGTTCCGGTTCGCCCCAGGTCGGGGCTGGCAATGCGTGTGGGCAATGCCGCGCGATGAATGCGCCGGGCGCACGCTTTTGCCAGCAATGCGCGGCATCGCTGGGTGCAGCAGGGTGTGGGCAATGTGGTGCGCCGATGCAGGCTGGCGCGCGGTTCTGCGGACAGTGTGGCCGCGCCTCGGGCTGA
- a CDS encoding TonB-dependent siderophore receptor, protein MRSMRPFAPFLLSSCCLLSHAVQAANAEAPQPVLELQPQSIVATAKEETKQAPGVSVITAEDIQKRPPANDLSQIIRTMPGVNLTGNSTSGQRGNNRQIDIRGMGPENTLILVDGKPVGSRNSVRYGWRGERDTRGDTNWVPADQVERIEVIRGPAAARYGNGAAGGVVNIITKQAGSQTHGNATLYSSFPAHKDEGATQRMSFGLNGPLTDTLSYRVYGNVARTDSDDADINAGHESLRTGKQAGTLPAGREGVRNKDLNGLLSWQLTPDQSLDFEAGFSRQGNIYTGDTQNTNSNKTVKNLLGHETNRTYRQTYSLTHRGEWDFGSSMAYLQYEKTRNSRINEGLAGGTEGIFSDANFYTSVLRDLSAHGELNLPLHAGFEQTLTLGSEWSQQKLDDPSSNTQDTKEAGAIPGLTSNNRSSQISAQIFSLFAEDNIELAPGTMLTPGLRFDHHSIVGDNWSPSLNLSHALSDSLTLKAGIARAYKAPNLYQLNPDYLLYSRGQGCYGQTTSCYLRGNDKLGAETSVNKELGLEYKADGWVAGLTYFRNDYKNKVESGLAPTGRASGGSSALYKNAAVYEWENVPKAVVEGLEGTLTVPLASQLAWNNNFTYMLQSKNKETGDYLSVTPRFTLNSMLDWQATQDLSLQMNVAWYGKQTPKKFDYHGDRVTGSATQQLAPYAIAGISGTYALTRNLSLTAGVDNLFDKRLYREGNAQGVVDIAGAGAATYNEPGRTLYTSLSASF, encoded by the coding sequence ATGCGCTCGATGCGTCCTTTCGCTCCCTTCCTGCTGTCCAGCTGCTGCCTGCTCAGCCATGCCGTCCAGGCGGCCAATGCCGAGGCGCCGCAGCCGGTCCTGGAACTCCAGCCCCAGAGCATCGTCGCCACCGCCAAGGAAGAGACCAAGCAGGCCCCGGGGGTCTCGGTGATCACCGCCGAGGACATCCAGAAGCGCCCGCCGGCCAACGACCTGTCGCAGATCATCCGCACCATGCCCGGGGTCAACCTCACCGGTAACTCCACCAGCGGCCAGCGCGGCAACAACCGGCAGATCGACATCCGTGGCATGGGCCCGGAGAACACCCTGATCCTGGTGGACGGCAAGCCGGTGGGCAGCCGCAACTCGGTGCGCTATGGCTGGCGCGGCGAGCGCGATACCCGGGGCGACACCAACTGGGTGCCGGCCGACCAGGTGGAGCGCATCGAGGTGATCCGTGGCCCGGCCGCCGCCCGCTACGGCAACGGCGCCGCCGGTGGGGTGGTCAACATCATCACCAAGCAGGCCGGCAGCCAGACCCACGGCAATGCCACGCTCTACAGCTCGTTCCCCGCCCACAAGGACGAAGGCGCGACCCAGCGCATGAGCTTCGGCCTCAACGGCCCCCTGACCGACACACTCAGCTACCGGGTCTACGGTAACGTGGCCCGCACCGACTCCGACGACGCCGACATCAACGCCGGCCATGAGTCACTGCGCACCGGCAAGCAGGCCGGCACCCTGCCCGCCGGCCGCGAAGGCGTGCGCAACAAGGACCTCAACGGCCTCTTGAGCTGGCAGCTGACCCCGGACCAGAGCCTGGACTTCGAAGCCGGCTTCAGCCGCCAGGGCAACATCTATACCGGCGACACCCAGAACACCAACAGCAACAAGACCGTGAAAAACCTCCTGGGCCACGAGACCAACCGCACCTACCGCCAGACGTACTCGCTGACCCACCGCGGCGAGTGGGACTTCGGCAGCTCCATGGCCTACCTGCAATACGAGAAGACCCGCAACAGCCGGATCAACGAAGGCCTGGCCGGCGGTACCGAAGGCATCTTCAGCGACGCCAACTTCTACACCTCGGTGCTGCGCGACCTGAGCGCCCATGGCGAACTCAACCTGCCGCTGCACGCAGGCTTCGAGCAGACCCTGACCCTGGGCAGCGAGTGGTCGCAGCAAAAGCTCGACGACCCCAGCTCCAACACCCAGGACACCAAGGAGGCCGGCGCCATTCCCGGCCTGACCTCGAACAACCGCAGCAGCCAGATCAGCGCGCAGATCTTCTCGCTGTTCGCCGAGGACAACATCGAGCTGGCGCCCGGCACCATGCTCACCCCCGGCTTGCGCTTCGATCACCACAGCATCGTCGGCGACAACTGGAGCCCGTCGCTGAACCTGTCCCATGCCCTGAGCGACAGCCTGACCCTCAAGGCCGGTATCGCCCGGGCCTACAAGGCGCCGAACCTGTACCAGCTCAACCCCGACTACCTGCTCTACAGCCGTGGCCAGGGCTGCTACGGCCAGACCACCAGCTGCTACCTGCGGGGCAACGACAAGCTGGGGGCGGAAACCAGCGTCAACAAGGAACTGGGCCTGGAGTACAAGGCCGACGGCTGGGTGGCCGGCCTGACCTACTTCCGCAACGACTACAAGAACAAGGTCGAGTCGGGCCTGGCGCCCACCGGCCGGGCCAGCGGTGGCAGTTCGGCGCTGTACAAGAACGCCGCGGTGTATGAGTGGGAAAACGTGCCCAAGGCCGTGGTCGAAGGCCTGGAAGGCACCCTGACCGTGCCCCTGGCCAGCCAGCTGGCCTGGAACAACAACTTCACCTACATGCTGCAATCGAAGAACAAGGAGACCGGCGACTACCTCTCGGTGACCCCGCGCTTCACCCTCAACTCGATGCTCGATTGGCAAGCCACCCAGGACCTGTCGCTGCAGATGAACGTGGCCTGGTACGGCAAGCAGACGCCGAAGAAATTCGACTACCACGGCGACCGGGTCACCGGCAGCGCCACCCAGCAACTGGCCCCCTACGCCATTGCCGGCATCAGCGGCACCTACGCCCTGACCCGCAACCTGAGCCTGACCGCCGGGGTCGACAACCTGTTCGACAAGCGCCTGTACCGCGAAGGCAATGCCCAGGGCGTGGTGGACATCGCCGGGGCCGGCGCCGCCACCTACAACGAACCGGGCCGCACCCTGTACACCAGCCTGAGCGCGTCGTTCTAA
- a CDS encoding Ada metal-binding domain-containing protein, producing MSDPAVRHWTLLDRHGQPWSSPCPGTLGGHRRSRIYGRLDCPCALAAIARGGYVRHRVFFLDEATALAAGYRPCARCLPRLYKAWRHSVNR from the coding sequence ATGAGCGACCCGGCAGTGCGGCACTGGACCCTGCTGGACCGCCACGGCCAGCCCTGGTCCAGCCCCTGCCCCGGGACCCTGGGCGGTCATCGGCGCAGCCGCATCTATGGCCGCCTGGACTGCCCCTGTGCCCTGGCCGCCATCGCCCGTGGCGGCTACGTACGCCACCGGGTGTTCTTCCTCGACGAGGCCACGGCGCTCGCCGCCGGCTACCGGCCTTGCGCCCGCTGCCTGCCCAGGCTCTATAAGGCCTGGCGCCACTCCGTGAATCGCTGA
- a CDS encoding alpha/beta hydrolase → MRTTTLRLALGWALAAASGLATAQPAPEQRMDSSLLQRQDLPYRFSSLQLDSADGQRHYQLWIGQPLKAAPEHGYPVLWMLDGNAAIGALDAQQLKQLDPPPLLVAVGYQTPLRIERTARTYDYTPYQPGRQEQQDPLTGQPSGGGEAFLQLLRERLRPAVAARVAIDPAQQTLWGHSYGGLLVLQALFQRPGEFRHYAAASPSLWWGDGLILDQARGLAERMQGHRAQLLLMRGDAEPGDPRQAPVSYPAPGADLRARQLREQLAPVPGLALDFHTFETLGHGQTLAASLHYVLERLYLPPDQP, encoded by the coding sequence ATGAGAACCACGACCTTGCGCCTGGCCCTGGGCTGGGCGCTGGCCGCCGCCAGTGGCCTGGCGACGGCCCAACCGGCTCCCGAGCAGCGGATGGACAGCAGCCTGCTGCAACGCCAGGACCTGCCCTATCGCTTCAGCAGCCTGCAACTGGATTCCGCCGACGGCCAGCGCCACTACCAGCTATGGATCGGCCAACCGCTCAAGGCCGCCCCCGAGCACGGCTACCCGGTGCTGTGGATGCTCGATGGCAACGCCGCCATCGGCGCCCTCGATGCGCAGCAGCTCAAGCAACTGGACCCACCCCCACTGCTGGTGGCAGTGGGTTACCAGACCCCGCTACGCATCGAGCGCACGGCCAGGACCTACGACTACACCCCGTACCAACCCGGCCGCCAGGAGCAGCAGGACCCCTTGACCGGCCAACCCAGCGGTGGCGGCGAAGCGTTCCTGCAACTGTTGCGCGAGCGCCTGCGCCCAGCGGTGGCCGCCCGGGTAGCGATCGACCCTGCGCAGCAGACCTTGTGGGGGCACTCCTATGGCGGCCTGTTGGTGCTGCAGGCATTGTTCCAGCGTCCCGGGGAGTTTCGTCACTACGCCGCCGCCAGCCCCTCATTGTGGTGGGGCGATGGGCTGATCCTCGACCAGGCCCGGGGGCTGGCTGAGCGCATGCAGGGGCATCGGGCACAGCTGCTGCTGATGCGCGGTGATGCCGAGCCGGGGGACCCACGCCAGGCCCCGGTTTCGTACCCAGCCCCGGGGGCCGACCTGCGGGCCCGGCAGTTACGCGAGCAACTGGCGCCGGTTCCCGGCCTGGCCCTGGACTTCCATACCTTCGAGACGCTCGGCCATGGCCAGACCCTGGCCGCGTCCCTGCACTATGTGCTGGAGCGCCTGTACTTGCCCCCGGACCAGCCTTGA
- a CDS encoding AraC family transcriptional regulator gives MAALRLTTLHTTQAVLDAFRDSDVPTQVLLEGSGIQLADLELPNSLINISQEMRVFSNAVAFRQDLGLVLGRNLHICAYGMFGLTLLTSATLREGWSLALRYPLLLGTFFHLDLELRDGLAWLTADQYSESELEVFNTDFCMSSYRVTCQDLLGCSLPLREVHLKHGPQPYLDSYEQAFNCPVQFNAGRNAIGFDPEWLDRRLPLADLVTQNDMLQRCIRLNEELSARPTWIDQVRRILNEQLHAVPDFDSLARQVHCSPSTLRRRLRAQDTSYQQLLDELRYTRARQLLEQHSLPVYRIAEALGFKETASFRHAFQRWSGVAPGRFRQLAGQLGPLSDRSQE, from the coding sequence ATGGCTGCCCTTCGCCTGACCACCCTGCACACCACCCAAGCAGTACTGGACGCCTTTCGCGACAGCGACGTCCCGACCCAGGTGTTGCTCGAAGGTAGCGGCATCCAGCTGGCGGACCTGGAACTGCCCAACAGCCTGATCAATATCAGCCAGGAAATGCGCGTATTCAGCAATGCCGTGGCCTTTCGCCAGGACCTGGGACTGGTGCTTGGACGCAACCTGCACATCTGCGCCTACGGCATGTTCGGCCTGACCCTGCTGACCAGCGCCACCCTGCGCGAGGGCTGGTCCCTGGCGCTGCGCTACCCGCTGTTGCTGGGCACCTTCTTCCACCTCGACCTGGAACTGCGCGATGGCCTGGCCTGGCTCACCGCCGACCAGTACAGCGAGAGCGAGCTGGAAGTGTTCAACACCGATTTCTGCATGTCGTCCTACCGGGTCACCTGCCAGGACCTGCTGGGCTGTTCGCTGCCACTGCGCGAGGTGCACCTCAAGCACGGGCCGCAGCCCTACCTGGACAGCTACGAGCAAGCCTTCAATTGCCCGGTGCAGTTCAATGCCGGGCGCAACGCCATCGGTTTCGACCCGGAGTGGCTGGACCGGCGCCTGCCCCTGGCGGACCTGGTGACCCAGAACGACATGCTGCAACGCTGCATCCGCCTGAACGAGGAGCTCAGCGCCCGTCCGACCTGGATCGACCAGGTGCGGCGCATCCTCAACGAACAGCTGCACGCCGTGCCGGACTTCGACAGCCTGGCGCGCCAGGTGCACTGCTCCCCCAGCACCCTGCGCCGGCGCCTGCGGGCGCAGGACACCAGCTACCAGCAATTGCTGGACGAGCTGCGCTATACCCGGGCCCGCCAGTTGCTGGAACAGCACAGCCTGCCGGTGTATCGCATCGCCGAAGCCCTGGGGTTCAAGGAGACCGCGAGTTTCCGCCATGCCTTCCAGCGCTGGAGCGGTGTCGCTCCAGGACGGTTCCGGCAACTGGCCGGTCAGCTCGGTCCACTTTCGGACCGTTCGCAAGAATGA
- a CDS encoding polyamine ABC transporter substrate-binding protein — translation MKSLHTALTSLALSLALTCSSSAMAAPERTVNIFNWSEYIAPNTIKDFQASSGIKVKYDIFESNEVLEAKLFTGNSGYDVVVPSSGFVSKQINAGAFQPLDRSQLPNWKNLDPTVMKLLEQNDPGNRYVIPYMWGTNLIGYNRDKVQELLGSDAPVNSWDLVFKEENLKKLSQCGVTFLDSPAEMLPLALHYLGLDSNSQNPEDYRKAEALLLKLRPYVRYFHSAKWMGDIANGNICVAVGYSGGFLQAANRANEAKNGVHIEMRIPKEGTLAWIDTVAIPTGAKHVDTAHAFLNYLMEPQVIASISNFVGYPNGVTDSKAFIQQSLLDNPDLFPNAQTMTRLFPLAPLPAKAERTRTRTWIKVTSGR, via the coding sequence ATGAAATCGCTGCATACCGCCCTCACCAGCCTGGCCCTGAGCCTGGCCCTGACCTGCTCTTCCAGCGCGATGGCCGCCCCTGAACGGACGGTGAACATCTTCAACTGGTCGGAATACATCGCCCCCAACACCATCAAGGATTTCCAGGCCAGCAGCGGGATCAAGGTCAAGTACGACATCTTCGAAAGCAATGAAGTGCTGGAAGCCAAGCTGTTCACCGGCAACAGTGGCTACGACGTGGTGGTGCCCTCCAGCGGTTTCGTCAGCAAGCAGATCAACGCCGGTGCCTTCCAGCCCCTGGACCGCAGCCAGCTGCCGAACTGGAAGAACCTCGACCCGACCGTCATGAAGTTGCTGGAGCAGAACGACCCCGGCAACCGCTACGTGATCCCCTACATGTGGGGCACCAACCTGATCGGCTACAACCGCGACAAGGTCCAGGAACTGCTGGGCAGCGACGCGCCGGTCAACAGCTGGGACCTGGTGTTCAAGGAAGAGAACCTGAAGAAGCTCAGCCAATGCGGCGTGACCTTCCTCGACTCGCCCGCCGAGATGCTGCCCCTGGCCCTGCACTACCTGGGCCTGGACTCCAACAGCCAGAACCCCGAGGACTATCGCAAGGCCGAGGCCCTGTTGCTCAAGCTGCGCCCCTATGTGCGCTACTTCCACAGCGCCAAGTGGATGGGTGATATCGCCAACGGCAATATCTGCGTGGCGGTCGGCTACTCCGGCGGTTTCCTGCAGGCGGCCAACCGTGCCAACGAAGCCAAGAACGGCGTGCACATCGAGATGCGCATTCCCAAGGAAGGCACCCTGGCCTGGATCGATACCGTGGCCATCCCTACCGGCGCCAAGCATGTGGACACGGCCCACGCATTTCTCAACTACCTGATGGAACCGCAAGTCATCGCCTCCATCAGCAATTTCGTCGGCTACCCCAACGGCGTCACGGACTCCAAGGCGTTCATCCAGCAATCGCTGCTGGACAACCCTGACCTGTTTCCCAACGCCCAGACCATGACCCGCCTGTTCCCCCTGGCGCCGCTGCCGGCCAAGGCCGAACGCACCCGGACCCGGACCTGGATCAAGGTCACCAGCGGACGCTGA
- a CDS encoding GNAT family N-acetyltransferase, whose amino-acid sequence MPSSALDMLPHPPFPAQQGQYWIDALSDGSHVLIRPLRPQDRQREKAFIENLSPVTRHQRFLGEVKEVGDQLLDQLMDVGTPQRVAYVALVHDNGELREVGISRYAQVDDQPWRCEFAVTIADQWQGKGLGGLLMQHLIDEARHNGFQQMYSVDSATNYGMRRLAKLLGMRSAIDPDDATQVIHSLEL is encoded by the coding sequence ATGCCCAGCAGCGCTCTCGATATGCTCCCTCATCCGCCGTTCCCGGCGCAGCAAGGCCAGTACTGGATCGACGCCTTGAGCGACGGCAGCCATGTATTGATTCGCCCGTTGCGGCCCCAGGATCGCCAGCGGGAGAAGGCCTTCATCGAAAACCTCTCCCCCGTCACCCGGCACCAGCGCTTCCTGGGCGAGGTCAAGGAAGTGGGCGACCAATTGCTCGATCAGTTGATGGACGTCGGCACGCCACAGCGGGTGGCCTACGTGGCGCTGGTCCACGACAACGGCGAGTTGCGCGAAGTCGGCATCAGTCGCTATGCCCAGGTGGACGACCAGCCCTGGCGCTGCGAGTTCGCCGTGACCATCGCCGATCAATGGCAGGGCAAGGGCCTGGGTGGCCTGCTGATGCAGCACCTGATCGACGAGGCCCGCCACAATGGCTTCCAGCAGATGTACTCGGTCGATTCGGCCACCAACTATGGCATGCGCCGGCTGGCCAAGCTCCTGGGCATGCGCAGCGCCATCGATCCTGACGACGCTACCCAGGTGATCCACAGCCTGGAGCTGTAG
- a CDS encoding DNA-3-methyladenine glycosylase family protein, which produces MPASPDFASTFLAALDADWARHIAAIGPCLHQPRPEREPYQALVRAVAYQQLHAKAGDAILARLRALFPGQDFPSPRQLCASSTEQLRGCGFSARKAATLHGIAQATLDGLVPSADAARELDDQHLIERLTQLPGIGRWTVEMLLIYSLERADVLPVDDFGVREGYRRLKGLEHQPSPRQMRELGQAWSPWRTTAAWYLWRVPVS; this is translated from the coding sequence ATGCCCGCCAGCCCCGATTTCGCCAGCACCTTCCTCGCCGCCCTGGATGCCGACTGGGCCCGGCATATCGCCGCCATCGGCCCCTGCCTGCACCAGCCCCGGCCGGAACGCGAGCCCTACCAGGCGCTGGTGCGCGCGGTGGCCTACCAGCAATTGCATGCCAAGGCCGGCGACGCGATCCTCGCCCGGCTGCGGGCGCTGTTTCCCGGCCAGGACTTTCCCAGCCCCAGGCAGCTCTGCGCAAGCAGCACTGAACAGCTGCGTGGCTGCGGTTTTTCCGCGCGCAAGGCGGCCACCCTGCACGGCATCGCCCAGGCCACCCTGGACGGCCTGGTGCCGTCGGCGGACGCCGCACGGGAGCTGGACGACCAACACCTGATCGAACGGCTGACGCAATTGCCCGGGATCGGGCGCTGGACCGTGGAAATGCTGTTGATCTACAGCCTGGAGCGCGCAGATGTGCTGCCGGTGGACGACTTCGGCGTGCGCGAGGGTTACCGGCGCCTCAAGGGCCTGGAACACCAGCCCAGCCCGCGCCAGATGCGTGAACTGGGCCAGGCCTGGAGTCCCTGGCGCACCACCGCCGCCTGGTACCTGTGGCGGGTACCGGTGTCATGA
- a CDS encoding manganese efflux pump MntP translates to MNPASIIFLAFAMSTDAFAAAVGKGSAMFKPRLLEALRIGLIFGVIEAITPVVGWFIGQAAAQWAAAWDHWIAFGLLVLLGLHMIYNGLRLEAEAEPDKPREHGFWLLAVTGFATSIDALAVGVGLAFVNVNIWIAASAIGLATMTMVTLGVMLGRAIGTVMGQRAEALGGLVLIIVGCAILYEHLSAMA, encoded by the coding sequence ATGAATCCTGCCTCGATCATTTTCCTGGCCTTCGCCATGTCCACCGATGCCTTCGCTGCCGCGGTCGGCAAAGGTTCGGCCATGTTCAAGCCCCGCCTGCTCGAAGCCCTGCGCATTGGCCTGATATTCGGTGTCATCGAGGCCATCACCCCCGTGGTGGGCTGGTTTATTGGCCAGGCAGCGGCCCAATGGGCTGCCGCCTGGGACCACTGGATCGCCTTCGGCCTGCTGGTGCTGCTGGGCCTGCACATGATCTACAACGGCCTGCGCCTGGAGGCTGAGGCCGAGCCGGACAAGCCTCGCGAGCATGGCTTCTGGTTGTTGGCGGTCACCGGGTTCGCCACCAGCATCGATGCGCTGGCCGTGGGCGTCGGGCTGGCTTTCGTCAACGTCAATATCTGGATCGCCGCCAGCGCCATTGGCCTGGCCACCATGACCATGGTCACCCTGGGCGTCATGCTCGGCCGCGCCATCGGCACGGTCATGGGGCAGCGTGCCGAGGCATTGGGCGGCCTGGTACTGATCATCGTCGGTTGCGCCATTCTCTATGAGCACTTGTCGGCCATGGCTTGA